The genomic interval GGAGTTTTTCCCGTGCCGCCTGTGTTGAGGTTCCCGATGGAAATGATTGGTCGATCAAACGAAACCGAAGGGCGTTCCCCAGAATCGAATGCGCGATTGCGCCGATCCGTGAAATAACCGTAAATCTTGGAAAGCCATGAGAGCATCATACAAAGATGCGTTTTATACTTTAGAGGCAAATTGAACGCTATGCGGATTGGAGAAATTACCTCGTACTTGGAAAGCATCGCTCCGCGAGACTTTCAAGAAGGTTATGACAACAGCGGTTTGATCGTTGGAAACGCGAATGATGAGGTGGAAAAAGTGTTGGTGTCTCTGGACGTGACAGAGCCCATCATCGACGAAGCGATTGAAAAGGGCTGTGGTCTGGTCATCGGTCATCATCCAATAGTCTTCGGTGGACTGAAGCAATTGAATGGAAAGAACTACGTCGAGAGAACCGTACTCAAGGCTATTCGAGCAGGAGTGGCCATTTATGCGATACATACCAATTTGGATAATGTCTCTTCGGGTGTCAATGCCGAAATTGCTCGCCGGCTTGGAGTGGTCAACCCTAGAATCTTGGCTCCTAAAAAAGACCTGTTGACCAAGCTTGTTGTCTTTGTCCCAACAAAGGACTTGGGTCAAGTACGCGATGCCATATTTTCCGCTGGTGGCGGGCAAATTGGAAAGTATGATGAATGCAGCTACGTTGGGAAGGGTGAGGGAACTTTCCGAGGAGGAGAGGGTACGGATCCTCATGTAGGCTCGCCAGGAACACGGCACACTGAAGAAGAAATGCGCCTTGAAGTCGTAGTGCCGCGAACGATTCAGTCTAGGGTTGTGCGCGCCATGATCAACGCACATCCCTACGAGGAAGTCGCCTATGATCTTTATCCTCTGCTAAACGAGTATTCCGAGGTAGGTGCCGGCATGGTCGGAGATCTAGACGCACCAATGGACACCATGGAGTTTTTGGCCTCTTTAAAGAGCAAGCTGAATACAGCCTGCGTTCGCCATACGAAAGTGCTTGCGCCAACAGTTAAGCGAATCGCGTTTTGTGGGGGAGCGGGGAGTTTCTTGCTCAGTGCTGCAAAGGGCGCTGGGGCCGACGTCTTTATCACAGGAGACTATAAATACCATCAATTCTTTGATGCCGAGGAAGATGTGGTTATAGCTGATGTGGGTCACTATGAAAGCGAACAGTATACCAAAGACCTTATAAAGGCCTTGCTTATGCAAAAATTTCATAAATTTGCAGTCCTTTTGTCGGAAGTAAACACGAACCCCATCAACTATTTATAAAGAGGTATGGCGAAGTCAACCAAGAAAAAAGAGATTTCTGTAGAGGAGAAACTGCGCGCATTGTACGATTTGCAGTTGGTTCACTCTCGTATCGATAAGATCCGCTCAGTTCGCGGAGAGCTTCCATTGGAAGTAGAGGATCTGGAAGATGAGATTTCTGGCTTGAACAAGCGTATCGAA from Cryomorphaceae bacterium carries:
- a CDS encoding Nif3-like dinuclear metal center hexameric protein gives rise to the protein MRIGEITSYLESIAPRDFQEGYDNSGLIVGNANDEVEKVLVSLDVTEPIIDEAIEKGCGLVIGHHPIVFGGLKQLNGKNYVERTVLKAIRAGVAIYAIHTNLDNVSSGVNAEIARRLGVVNPRILAPKKDLLTKLVVFVPTKDLGQVRDAIFSAGGGQIGKYDECSYVGKGEGTFRGGEGTDPHVGSPGTRHTEEEMRLEVVVPRTIQSRVVRAMINAHPYEEVAYDLYPLLNEYSEVGAGMVGDLDAPMDTMEFLASLKSKLNTACVRHTKVLAPTVKRIAFCGGAGSFLLSAAKGAGADVFITGDYKYHQFFDAEEDVVIADVGHYESEQYTKDLIKALLMQKFHKFAVLLSEVNTNPINYL